Below is a window of Populus alba chromosome 2, ASM523922v2, whole genome shotgun sequence DNA.
ATTCTGAAAATCAACAGGATGGGCCATCAAAACAGAAGAGAAAGGTTTCAAGTTCAAACCTTCCAAAGTCTATGAGACACAGCCTTTTGTTTAAGTAGGACATTTAGGGACTTCAGATATGAATGTGTAAATAAACTGTTAGCCTTAGAACCATTGTTGTGGATAAGTGAAGGAGTATTCTTGTACATGAATGATAAGTCTACTGTTTGTTGATTTGTAGAGAAGCCTGCTCTCTTTGTAGGAAATATACCAGTTTATCTTTACAGTCCATTTATACCGGGTAGCTTTGCTGCTTAACAACTTTTAACGGGTGCACATTTAAACTACAGGGTGACCAATTCCAGGCTCCAAATATAATGTGTTACAGCACAAATTGGTAATATTGATGGGAAGATCCAGTTAGTAGGAAACATTGACCTTCAATTGGGTAATCAACTGATAGTCAATTGGCTTCTTCTCTCTAGACTGAGTCTGTTATGATCAGTATTTTCTTCAAACACTCAACCTACACCTGATTTCCATATTATCTTGCATCATATTGTAATCCTTATCTAGTGTTTGGTAGTTTCCCTTGCTCTTATTACCAAACACCTTCGTATGAACCTGGATATTAGGGGAAGTGAATAGTTGTTACTGATTTTTGATGGCTCTGAATTCTTCTAAAATAGTTCTGAAACTtgatttgacattttttttatgaagcttGAGCTTGTTTACTAATATAGGAAATGAAATAAATgtaaatattgttaatataattttgaattacacctattttttttttctaagtactAAATATATTAGCCTCAACTTAAATGTTAAAATCATGTTAGGTGTATTTTATCTTCCATCCAagctataataaaatattgtttttatttacttttttagataatcatctaaattatattttatgtttatgaaCATTTTTGAATTGAGTATTTAAATGTTgtaacttttcataaaaaaaaattgaactttgaAATTGTGATCAAACTTGGTGAATGAGTATTTTATCAAATCTAACAAGAGTCAAGCTCAATTAGTTTGGTTCATTATAGAGCATTGCAAGATATTAAATAAGCTTTAAAACACTCCCTTCTATTCTGTTCCCTGTAATGAGAAGTAATAGCATTGGTTATCATCCCAAACACCATTGAGTTGAACATTTATGGGTGGGTACTGTCATCACATGTTTGGTTACATTCATGTAATGACAGTATGAGCAATATAAAAAGTTCATGCATAAGGGTTTTCTTATGTATTCAAATATGGAAAATTGTGCACACTTCCTAGAGAGGAAACTCATCAAGCGACCTGGAGTTCTGTATATATGGCAATCTTAGGGGTATACTAGCAAGCTAATTAAACTGTGTTGACTGCCATCAATTTTCAATTGACAGTTACAAGGCTAGTGCTGCCATTTTAGAATGCTCTGCACATCTTCCAAAGTGATTGTCAAAAAATTTCTATGatcattttgttttatcacACTTGAACTTTAATTCCAGATACGCTATAATAATTTTGTAGAGTAATTTATTGAGGAGCCTCCTGGTTTGGATTCAACATCTGGGCAAAGTTTGTTGCTATCGGGGAATGCTTTAAATAACCATCTATGCTTGTGTGAAGTGATTTTGTCCATCCATAATGTGGGGTCCACACGCCATGAACGGACAGGATCATCTCACTTTGCATGGAGAACTGTACAAATCTTTTCTCAAAGATTCTTTCCTTGGGAAGCTACCATATGTACTTGATTATCGGTTATATACAGGCACCTCAAAATAAATGCAGACATCCTATATTTTACAGCTGAAGCATATCTATCTGAGTCTCCCTCTCTGTGCCTGTCAAATTGTCCCTCTCCCCTGTAGGTTCTGTTCCAGACATGACTAGTGAGCAGTTTCTCTCAGTTGAAGTTACAAAAAATAATGCTAGCTCATTAGCTAAAGGTATTAGAATCTTGGTTGTGGAAAGTGATCCTACATGCCTCAGAATTGTGTCAAAAATGCTTCAGGCATTTGGATATGAAGGTATGTACTGGAGATTAGTCGGTTATCTTTTTATATCCACTTCTGCTAGACTCTTAAACTATGATTGTTTTATCAGCATCCTTGATCAATAGATGCAATATTGCTTTATTGTTTGGTTATCCTCACCTTTAGCATTTAGGAATGTGGTGGAGCAATGCAATGCATCCTCTGCCTCTGGGCAGGGAAGGTTTTTGTTAATGCCCTGTGTACCACGTTCTCAACCGGACCCTATGTTCAATAATAAGCATGCTATGCTAGAGTGTTGTACAAAGTTTaagaaaaacagaagaagagggTTTGTTGCGTTCGGGGGTGGGGTGGAGGGTGTTGGGGATGTTGCAGGCAATCCCTTCCTCGGATTCCAGGGTAGAGTTTGTGATCCTGTTCTCAGATGTTGAGATTTAGTTGCTCCTTGTAGATAACGACACGATTCCAAACATGCTAGTTTTTGGATCTGTGTTCCTGCTTTGGAAAAGACCATTAAGAGCAAAATCTGGTAATTTATGTTGAAACTGTTATGTTCCATTTGGtctaaaaaagctaaattgaatCTCTTACCAGCTCCAGCCACTTGATTTTAGGTATTGACGGGCACTTAgcttgtctttctttcttctttgtgATGGAATGGTCAAATTTAAGTACCTTCAACTTTTTCGTTGATAAATCTTATACATAAAACTTGCTATACTGTTGTACCTGTAGTTACAACTGCTACACGAGCCACTGATGCATTGCACATTTTACGGgagaaagaagatgaaattaaccTTATTATGATAGAAACTCACTTGCCTGATATGGATCAATATGAGATCATTGGGACAGTGAGAGCAATGTCTTCTTTGCCCATTGTCGGTAAGCAGTTCTTGATTCAACCTCAGCCATGCATCTTTTTCCATAAGATGCTTGTTATTTAGAAATAcaatttttaacatttgatttggTGGTTTTACTTCTATCGCAGTTTTTTCAGCTGATAACAATGTGAGTGCCATGTTAGTCTGGCTGTATAAAGGGGCTGCACTTTATCTTATGAAGCCAATTGTCAAGAATGATGTAAAAAACCTTTGGCAGTTaacatatagaaagaaaaaaaagataactgTATCTAGCGTACGATCAAACAGCTTTCATGCTGGGTTGGCAGAGGAGAATGCTTCAAGTGTGACCACAGGGATCCCATCACTCTTAAGTACCACGGGGCAGAGTGACCAAATGGGGAAAAGAAAGGAGCTAGAAGAGATAGATATCGATGATGAAGATAATGACAATTTGACTGTTCTAAAGAAGCCAGAGCTTGTTTGGACTAATGAGCTGCATAACAGATTCTTGCAAGCTATCAGGATATTAGGCGTTGATGGTAAAAAATTCTTGACAGAAGTTGTAGGATAATATTTTTCTGTTTCCATCTTTTCTGTTGACAATATAGTACAACATTACTTAAATCTCATTATCAATACAGGTGCCCATCCAAAGAAAATACTACAGCACATGAATGTCTCAGggctaaagaaagaaaatgtttcAAGCCATTTACAGGTTTGTTCTCTGTATATGGTTTGAGGGCCAGGTATGTCTAGGGTGTAAGGACCTTTACTTGGTAATATTTGAAGCCTGATATTTCAAACATGAGTGATAGTTGGCCTGAGGATTTTACTGTCTCAAACTACCAACATGTAAATACTAGAAGCATATatttcatctgttttttttttttttggagatctCTGCAGGACAGAGTTGCTATGTTGATTTTTCAGAATAATTGAACAATGTTACGTTGCTGTATACTTAGTCCTTATGCATTGTAGGATTATGAAAGGGCGTCATTTGCATCTAATTATTACAAATGCTGTGTTTTCAGAAATATCGTCTTTCCTTGAAGCGGGAACAAGATGCAACACAGAAGACCATGATTAGAGATCACCATCCTTCATTGACTTTGAATTTACAAGGAGGGTTTTCTCAATTCACAAACCCGCAATTCTTCATGGCAATATCTCAATCAGAACACACAAACAATATCCAGAATTATCTCTGTAGTCCTGCGTCAATGCATTCCCTTGGTTCTGCACATTCTCTTACTCGAGTGAACACAAACTATGATGGCATGTTGATTCCTAGCTATGGGCAACAAAGCAAACAGCTAGACCGTACTTACCCCAATTGCAGTCATACTGGAATTGGGACTACTAATGATGGGAACTTTGCAAGTTTAGGACAGAAAGGAAATCATAATGTGGAAGAACATCTCAATTAAGGAACCACTTTCTCTAATGTCGGAACTCATGGCCCAACATTTCTGGGCAGCTCTCAGCAGCAGCTGCAGTTTCCACTGCTACAGCCTCAACCACTTCCAGAGAAGGAAGATGAATCTGACATTCCCAATATTGTTACAGAGGCAAGGAATGAGTTGTTGGTGATGAAAAATGAGTTCCTTGACTATCCTAATAATGATCTCTGGtaggttaattatttttgtgatcTAATTTTTAACTGCTTGCTTCATGCATTAAGTTTCTGTAGGgtaattataattatctttatttgtatttccagtgtcatttttattttcccaCTTGTAATCCTTTTATGAATTCTTACACAAGGCTCTGAAGTGGCCATTGAATCCGAGACTGGCTTTGATGCTTTATAGAATGGAGGGCAAGATCCCTGAAAACTTTGAATCTGGCCATGGTTGACGCAGCAGAAGCCAAAGAAAGGGTGCAATTGTTGGACACATTATCTCTCAGTTTGACATTTAGTTTTACAGTTAATAAGTTGTTAAAATACCTCAATGAGGACTCTGTTATTTGGATGCTGTTTCATTGTTTGCTATGCTGATAAATTAGTGACTGTTTGTTGTTATTTAGTTGCTCTTTTCTTGTTTGCAATGGCATAAATTAATCTACCCtgtctgggaaaaaaaaatgaagttactGGATATTTGTAGCTCGTTATGGTGTGGTCAAGAGAGTGAAATGCTACCCTCTTTATGATAACTTGTCCAGCTTCATATTCCTAAAGTTCATAGAACAGAAGAGGATGGAGTTTTTTCATTCTGTTCTCAACAGGAAAGGAGGATGAAATCATGCCTATTTCATTGGTATGAAAACTCCCTTGGCATAAGGAATATAAAAGCTTACCATAAATGATACGTTTGCGAAAAAAGCCTGTGCTTTTGCATGTGGAATCTCTCAAAGCGAAGTTGAATGAAATCCTAgacgggggggggggggggggggggggggggcagtTGAATGAAATCACCCCTCATGTGACTACCAGGATAGTTGATTACCAATCTCAAAAGGATTTTACTTTTGTTCTATGGTTGGTATTTAATTGATTCTGAATAAAATTACATACCTTGTATACATCTTTCACAAATTTGATAACAAGCATATTGCTAATCATAGAGTACAATTATCACTGGATAAATCAGCTGACATGGGACTGTTCTAGCTTAATCAAGGGGTTCTATTTGAGGATTGGGAATGTAGCTGCGTTAAATACTTGGTAGGGAGAGCTTTGCAGCCCTTGTGGTTCTACCCGGCTAGAATCTGGATTAGTCGGAGCTCACCTGGTAATCTAACTTAAAAAAACTACATTGACCTTGTCCCAAATGCATTTTGCATGCCTCATTGCCACTCAATTTATTCTCCACTGGTGTAAATTTTGCCAggccataaaaataataaattttaacaagaaAATCTATCACATTTTATGCATGTCGGTTCCTGATTCCATAGCAAGGTCTGTGTGCATGTTGACTTCAAAGAGTAGCTTCTCATTTATACAATTTGGATCAGCCTTCATAATTTTTCAAGCATGGATGATACAATCTCCGGCCCTGTTCAATCAACCAAACCCCAAAACCTTCCTTGAGAATTCAATATTGTGGTTGTGGATAACGACAATACATGCCCCAGCATTGTGACTGGGATACTTCAAGCATGCAAGTATGAAGGTACTAACTACTTTGTGATTCCTTGTGTGTATTTGGTGCTATGATCATGAGTTCTTCAAGATGAcaatttttccattttcttctctcttagtTGTGCGTTATGAAAGGGCAGCTAATGCTCTAGAGGCCATTCAAAAGAGAACAGGAAGACTATATTAAAAGTGTAACTTTGATAAGATTGTATATAAGAAAATTACTTAATGTAACAATTAAATGtgttttcattagtttttcccTGAACAAAAAGTGATGTTCTTGAGAACTCATATCACAGCAACAGAGGCTAAAAAGCAATCTTTTTTCAGAGAAAATGCTATgacaatctaaaattatatagcATGTCAAATCCCAGAATAGGGATAAAAACATGAGTCGCTCATAATGCAATACATTACCTCTGAAATCCAATTTCAATTGCATCATGTTTGTGCCATATACTGCCATGgcattctcaaaataaaataaaagatgaaagatggaaataaaaatatagccaACGAGATGAAACTCAATCATTCATCCCATTCCAAAAGCTCACTTCATCAAATAGACAATGCAAGCGAAACTCCCCTGCTCTGCCCTCTGTTTCCTCTGTTCTATTTCTTCCCAATAATAATCAGCCATGAAACTGGTAGATAAGATCCAAAGCCCTCAACCTAGTCTCACGGGGATCAAAGCCCACAATTCCTCCCCCAAACCCATCATCATACATCCTCCTCTCCTCCGCCACCGCCACCGTTGATGGAGAAAGAGGCCTTTTAGGCCTCTTATTCTTAATAAAACAATCTTTCATCCTCTCCTCTACCTTCTCAATAGACACCACCTTGTTGGAATtctcttcatcatcatctccaACTTGCATAGGCTCGTCTCCATTCTCATCAGCTCCAGTTGCCGAGGAGAGAGAGTTCTCTTGTGGTGGGGGTTGAAGTGGGAAAGAAGGGAGTTGGTGGTTTTGGGAGAGGAAGGAGGAGAGGTGATGGTGGGCTTGGTGGAGAGAGGAATAGATTTGGAGGAGGTGGGTTGGGTCAGTTGTTGATGGGAGTTGTTTAGCCATTAGTGTTGCTTGCTCTAATGATAGTATCAGGTCTGGTAGTGGCGGTGGTgtggtgttgttgttgttcatgttTGCtgcctctctttctcttctcagcaaagattttttttttatttggtcagTTTGCTATTGAGAGTCGAGACGTACTGAACAGAaagtaggttttttttccttggattttgattttaggAATCATGGTAAGGTGTTGACGATGTCAGAATTCGAAGTCAGTTCTTGAAGATGCCCATGTACTACTgtggaaagattttttttttttttttcctcttggggggggggggtgtctTTCCTCAAAATCAAAAGCACAAAGCACACTCATAagtcaattttaaaagttaataaaaaaaaaaaaaaagggttacaAAAGGGGCTACAAGCCCAAGAGAACACGCGACTTCTTGCAAACTCTAAACTGCCCTGCTCCGTATTGGTCTTGTATTAATAAACATCCAACCAGAATACCTGGAGACATAGATTAATATCTAAATTAGCCAATCCATCTGCACAGCTATTAGCCTCTCTAGAGGTATGGAGAACTTCAATCCTCCGGTCTCCAAAACATTATTCTACTGGGTTCAGGTTCTTTTAAGCAATAAACACACCCTCCAACCACGGTTTACAGTCTTCTATAGTTTAGAGTTGAGACCTGAATTCACTTTACAAATTCAATACAGCCTCGTTTTCTAGTTTACCTTTTCATTTCATCTGTAAACAAATTTGATACATGTAATGAGGAGGGAATTACACTCTGGCAAGCCATAACATATACTTTCaagtatttttcaaatcatacaAACTTAAATGCGTGTAATACAATTCTTACACTCCTAGCATCAGCAGATAATCATCTATTATTGACATTGCTGATGACCGATAACTGGAACCAAAGAGATTGTAATGATTCAGGTAGTGATACAGCAAATAGATCTCTCTCCTCTTCTCAAAGCCTGGTTGTTTGGGCATCACCTGGTAAAAAAGGTATGCACAAGAATGTCATTGGATCCTGCATAAGACTGCGGGTGCAACCCATTGAACATTTGAGCAGGCCAGCACGCTTCTAAgcattttttagtttcaaaatgTAATGTTGATGCAACTTTTCCCTTATCTTATGTGATCGATATAGGACTGCCTGGATTGCATGGTTGTGTCAGGGTATCGCATCTATTGCCTTGACATTGGATGGATGTAAACATGACCATGACGTGCCACTATTGATGTGTATCAACGGGACAAAGTCAATGGTTATTGAGCCCCATGTTTAGGTGGATAGTTTTTTGGATATGAAAGAAAACCATAATTTTGGTACTCATATAGCTCGTATCTCTATGGAAGAATTGATACCTCAAAATAAGCATTGTAAAATGATCCTCCAAAACCAGCACACCATGACATTCCAAATTCTGCTTCATTGTGTCCATCTGAAACAAAACTCATCAAATAACGTGCAATTAGTGGATTAAAAAAGTAATCTCTACATGAACTTCATGCATTTAGCTAGATAATGAACAACTTAAGCAAGCCATGAACTTCAGTTCTCAACATTCTCGGGTTAGAATTTCAAGCCATTAGTCATCTAAACAggtgttttctttctttacatATTGTCTACAGCAGAAAAATAATTCGGTCATATATACAGGTGCAAGATGTTTTCAAAGAATACGAGCCCTGCTGCTACACAATGATTTTAGAAATCAGATTATTTTTAACTTACAATAGCATGCTGGGTCTAGTATAACAGGCTCGCCATTCTTGTCAGAGCTAATATTCCCACTCCACAAGTCTCCATGAAGTAAGCATGGCTctatgacaatgttttgaaagAGAGGTGCCATGTTCTTCACCAATCTTTTTCCTGTGAATCATTTGTCAGATAAATATCCCAAAAATATGTCACTTGCACAAGCTACTGAGTAACAATTGACATTTAAGTTTCATAGATCAAAGTCTTTGTTTGTCTATGAGTGCTGAAACCAAATAACAATAAGTGTGATGAGAAGCACTCAAGCATATGATATCTGAGTTATTCAACATTAGTGATTTAATATGATGAGGTTCTCCTTAGAAAAGAGAGGTCAGGCAGTCTTCCCATAAAATATGCTTTTGAATCCAAAGTTCATGGGTTGGAAAACAGAATTAAGATCTCAGAATGACTTAATGCAACAAGGAACATGGAAATAATGCTGCATACAAGAAGCACGAGAAGAAGCGTTTAACTACTGTGGTTCTAGAGATGCAAACTGAATTGCAGTTTCAACATTGCACAGCTATACCAAATGCATTCATGCTTATATACCCAGCATCATGTTTTCCTGTACATTTGCTAATTTTGCCATCTATTAAATTTGCATTTTTCACAAGCAAAGACATGGaatggataaaataaattatcacaaGGATGGGATAAGTAGATAACCTTTTTGATAAATGGTTGAATCACCATATTGATCTAATGCCAACTTAAGTTGGTAACCCAATCTGTGCTTTCCGTAAAACTCTATCCAGTCTGATGTCCAAGTGTTTATCTGTGGAGTACTACAAATTTGCACAAGAATTTCTTAGAATTGAGCAAGAGCCCGgattcattttcaatttcaaagtcAGTGTACATATGACATTTGCATCAAAAAATAGAGGACAAAGATGACAACAGTTTCCTGAATGGTTGCACCTGCCAATGGTATTATCAACATCGAAACCAAAGCCTTTTTCAGATTTCCCAGCTTTATGCATTTCAGCAAGCTTTCTCCCTAGAACAGACTGAAGATTGGTAAACAGTTCAGACATCAAACTGTAAAGAGTTATTGCCAGGATCAAATTATCCATTTTCTTGCACCCTCACCTGATTGCCTCTAGATGCCCCAAATTCGATAAACTCCATAATGATGTATGATCCACCTGTTGGTAGGGGTCCAACCTACAATGCTTAGCAAGTAGTTACAATCCAATCATAATGCCATGTGAAAACTTATAAAGTTGACAAGTTCCATCAATAAGAAGCAACTAATAGAAGAATAAGCTTAGCCTTCTCACCTTAAATGGCCTAGGTACCCGGATTGTTCTGGTTTCATACATAGAACCCAGGCCAAGAGCCTCTCCCTCAAACATGGATGGTCCAATACCCCTAATCCAGTATTTGAACAGTAAAAATCTTTAATCCCTTTAGAcatgttaaaatagaaaagcatAAGCCTTTCAAGTTATTTCACTGATCTAGAGTCAAGTTTCTTTATTAcctgtttgtttttacaaaGAAAGAACCAGCATCAGTGTCATAACGCCTTGCATTGTTGATACAACCACCACCAATGGGACTAGTTCGTGTTATCTGGGTTGCATTTCCTTCTGACAAAATCCAATCACTGATTGGATCATCGCTCATTGCAGCTGAAACTGGTAGAGAACCAAACCTCAGGTACAACCAACAAATTCAAGTAAACCCCTAACTACAGGAACTTGTGGCATAAAGAAATTTttaaggcaaatgaatttcccATAATTTGACAAACATCATAATTTCTTGAAAGAAAGGCTCATAATCTCCCAGACAAAAAAAGAGTTTCTCTACTGTTGAAATCAGTAAAAGCTCCAgtattttaactatatctacATATCTAATGGACCAATTCTCTAAATGCAAAGATACTAGCATTCAACTAAAAGCTAGAAAcggacaacaacaaaaaaaatacttctacAGTTTAAATGAGACATATGAACATTACTAAAGACTCCACAAAAAATGTCAGATGGCTTCAAACTGCATATTGAAACTGTCACGGGTCAAACAAAGTGAAGTTGAGACTGAAGAAGTGAATTTCTTGTTCCAAGAACATTGAATGGAAATGGGTATCTCtcaaataactagtttatgtCGAAGGACTACAAGGCTTCGTAGTCATACCCCAAAAATTGAGACTTAACAGCAGTTACTATAGG
It encodes the following:
- the LOC118042278 gene encoding uncharacterized protein: MNNNNTTPPPLPDLILSLEQATLMAKQLPSTTDPTHLLQIYSSLHQAHHHLSSFLSQNHQLPSFPLQPPPQENSLSSATGADENGDEPMQVGDDDEENSNKVVSIEKVEERMKDCFIKNKRPKRPLSPSTVAVAEERRMYDDGFGGGIVGFDPRETRLRALDLIYQFHG
- the LOC118042305 gene encoding putative two-component response regulator-like APRR4 isoform X1; this translates as MTSEQFLSVEVTKNNASSLAKGIRILVVESDPTCLRIVSKMLQAFGYEVTTATRATDALHILREKEDEINLIMIETHLPDMDQYEIIGTVRAMSSLPIVVFSADNNVSAMLVWLYKGAALYLMKPIVKNDVKNLWQLTYRKKKKITVSSVRSNSFHAGLAEENASSVTTGIPSLLSTTGQSDQMGKRKELEEIDIDDEDNDNLTVLKKPELVWTNELHNRFLQAIRILGVDGAHPKKILQHMNVSGLKKENVSSHLQKYRLSLKREQDATQKTMIRDHHPSLTLNLQGGFSQFTNPQFFMAISQSEHTNNIQNYLCSPASMHSLGSAHSLTRVNTNYDGMLIPSYGQQSKQLDRTYPNCSHTGIGTTNDGNFASLGQKGNHNVEEHLN
- the LOC118042305 gene encoding two-component response regulator ORR26 isoform X2, with the protein product MIETHLPDMDQYEIIGTVRAMSSLPIVVFSADNNVSAMLVWLYKGAALYLMKPIVKNDVKNLWQLTYRKKKKITVSSVRSNSFHAGLAEENASSVTTGIPSLLSTTGQSDQMGKRKELEEIDIDDEDNDNLTVLKKPELVWTNELHNRFLQAIRILGVDGAHPKKILQHMNVSGLKKENVSSHLQKYRLSLKREQDATQKTMIRDHHPSLTLNLQGGFSQFTNPQFFMAISQSEHTNNIQNYLCSPASMHSLGSAHSLTRVNTNYDGMLIPSYGQQSKQLDRTYPNCSHTGIGTTNDGNFASLGQKGNHNVEEHLN
- the LOC118042277 gene encoding protein-ribulosamine 3-kinase, chloroplastic, whose translation is MVASYIGISSLNSSCFPPRPCFAKRKPFAVSAAMSDDPISDWILSEGNATQITRTSPIGGGCINNARRYDTDAGSFFVKTNRGIGPSMFEGEALGLGSMYETRTIRVPRPFKVGPLPTGGSYIIMEFIEFGASRGNQSVLGRKLAEMHKAGKSEKGFGFDVDNTIGSTPQINTWTSDWIEFYGKHRLGYQLKLALDQYGDSTIYQKGKRLVKNMAPLFQNIVIEPCLLHGDLWSGNISSDKNGEPVILDPACYYGHNEAEFGMSWCAGFGGSFYNAYFEVMPKQPGFEKRREIYLLYHYLNHYNLFGSSYRSSAMSIIDDYLLMLGV